A window of Sinimarinibacterium sp. NLF-5-8 genomic DNA:
TTTGTATGCCCGCTTCATCGGCTGGGCTGATCCAGGCTTCTGGCACGACGCCGGCGCCCACTCGTCGTCGCAAAACCTCGTTGTGCGCTTTGGCCAAGCCATGTACACGCCCGAGAACAAGACGCGCACCGATGTGATTCCAGATGACCGACCGTACGCTGGTTTGCTCTACCTGGGTTTGGCGTGGAATCGCCGCATCCACCCACAAGCCGCCAGCTACGAAATGCTTGACGTGCGTGAGCTGACCCTGGGCGTGATCGGCCCCTGGTCGCTGGCCGAGCAATCTCAGGATCTGGTGCATCGGGCACGCGGCATTGAGCGCTTTCGCGGCTGGGACAACCAGTTGCGCAACGAGCCGGCATTTCAGATGGCCATGGAACGCAAGTTCAAGCCGTACACGGAGGGTGCGGTCCGCCCTGGATGGGGCAGCGACGTGATCGGCAGTTATGCCCTGCGGGTCGGAAACATCGAAACCGCCGCCAGTACCGGCGTGGAGTTTCGCGCGGGCTGGAACATACCGAACGACTTCGGCAGCTATCCGATCCGCCCTGGCGCGGAGAACCGCCCGCCCTCTGGTGTTGCCGATCTGCGCACGACAACGCCGCAATCGGTCCTGGCGCCCAAACCTGGGGCACATGTCTTCCTGAACCTGGAGGGTAAAGCCGTCGCCTGGGACTTCTCACTCGACGGAAACATGTTCCGGAATAGCCACCATGTCAGCCGGCGGCCTTGGGTCGCGCAAGCAGCTCTCGGCATCAGCAGCCAATGGATCGTTGCTGGACGTGGCGTGCGGCTTGCCGTGATGCGCGTTTGGAGAACCCGCGAGTTCGACCAGCAGGCGGGCTATCACGCATTCGGATCGATCGCGCTGAGCTTGGAATTTTGAGGACACCTGCAACCATTCGTTAGACCCAAAGCATTCGTCACAACATCAATGGAGAAATTCGTGAACCAGCCCTTGAAACCCAGATCGTTCTTCACAGTCTCGCTGTCCGTGCTCTTGGCAACCTTCGCCACGGCACTCGGTGCGCAGTCCGTAGAGGCGGCAAAGCCAATGGCGCTTCGTACCATAATGGAAAGACTCGGGCGCGACATGCAAGTCGTCACGGGCGCGATCTCCAAAGAAGACTGGCCACTGGTCGCCGAGCTAGCACCACGAATTGCCAAGCATGCCGAGCCGCCCATGTCGGAAAAGATGCGCATCCTTGCCTGGCTTGGGGCAGAC
This region includes:
- a CDS encoding lipid A deacylase LpxR family protein, which produces MIGVDGYCRSLCGTKVQQSMQCATLLIACALFSPISAFGSDFSLSANPTSCSPGQSLRLRGGTLRLENDLFTGSDRNYTNGVALTAVSRDLQGGLRPECLPQPIGLYARFIGWADPGFWHDAGAHSSSQNLVVRFGQAMYTPENKTRTDVIPDDRPYAGLLYLGLAWNRRIHPQAASYEMLDVRELTLGVIGPWSLAEQSQDLVHRARGIERFRGWDNQLRNEPAFQMAMERKFKPYTEGAVRPGWGSDVIGSYALRVGNIETAASTGVEFRAGWNIPNDFGSYPIRPGAENRPPSGVADLRTTTPQSVLAPKPGAHVFLNLEGKAVAWDFSLDGNMFRNSHHVSRRPWVAQAALGISSQWIVAGRGVRLAVMRVWRTREFDQQAGYHAFGSIALSLEF
- a CDS encoding cytochrome c; this translates as MEKFVNQPLKPRSFFTVSLSVLLATFATALGAQSVEAAKPMALRTIMERLGRDMQVVTGAISKEDWPLVAELAPRIAKHAEPPMSEKMRILAWLGADAGKFRGLDGQVHDAATAMGEAAQRNDGQAVIAAFSKTQQSCLACHQSYRRSFVEKFYGSR